A region from the Candidatus Methanoperedens sp. genome encodes:
- the nikR gene encoding nickel-responsive transcriptional regulator NikR, protein MEQDLARIGVSLPENLLEKFDEIITKRGYSSRSEGIRDAIRGYIRYYTWMGEVEGERVGTISLVYDHNQRGLVNSLLEIEHEFSEIIRSSLHMHINHDMCMEVLLMRGEGRDVKAVTEKIMALRGVKHVKLTTIVPEEEM, encoded by the coding sequence ATGGAACAGGATTTAGCCCGTATCGGTGTTTCTCTCCCCGAGAATTTACTTGAAAAATTCGATGAAATAATTACAAAAAGAGGTTATTCTTCACGTTCTGAAGGTATCAGGGATGCAATAAGGGGTTATATCCGTTACTATACCTGGATGGGCGAGGTTGAAGGCGAAAGGGTGGGGACAATCTCACTGGTATATGACCACAACCAGAGAGGGTTGGTCAATTCATTGCTTGAGATAGAGCATGAGTTCTCTGAAATAATTCGTTCTTCCCTTCACATGCATATAAATCATGATATGTGCATGGAAGTATTGCTCATGAGAGGAGAGGGCAGGGATGTCAAGGCTGTTACCGAGAAGATAATGGCTCTCCGGGGCGTGAAGCATGTCAAACTCACAACCATAGTTCCGGAAGAAGAAATGTAA